From a single Nostoc edaphicum CCNP1411 genomic region:
- a CDS encoding non-ribosomal peptide synthetase: protein MSDLLKRLESLSPDKRELVLQKLKKQQQSPLLTSVSREQPLPLSFAQQRLWFLDQLEGANCVYNVPFFWQIKGFLNITALEQAIRAIVQRHEVLRTSFSIVDESPIQVIHPHPQLTMQVLDWRQLTEENQLSRATQLATKELQQPFDLSNPPLLRVKLLQLNDQSYLLLLVIHHIVCDGWSMEIFRRELFSLYTSFSAGESSPLTELPLQYADFAHWQRQWLQGKVLETQLNYWQKQLAEVSPLLEFPTDKPRPSVQSFKGRSEFLELNQDLTQKLKRLSQESGTTLFMTMLAAFTLLLSRYSGQEDIVVGSAIANRTHSHIEALIGLFVNTLALRTNLQGNPTFLELLERVKQVTLDAYDHQDLPFEKLVDELGKERSLSHHPLFQVAFSLQNEKLHPQGDGVFGHGEWGIGHGEEATNAYGLTLKRFEWENTTTLFDLSLIFRETAQGLTGEWEYATDLFEAKTIQRMAGHFGVLLQGIVDNPQQPIDTLPLMTEEELQQLQNWNQTQTDYPFNQTLVDLFEAQVAKNPNNLALVFESQSLTYQQLNQKANQLAHYLIQNHQIQPDTLIGICVERSLEMIIGVLGILKAGAAYVPIDPNYPKERIEFMLEDSGTSLLLTQSFLLDQLPLAKLKHQIICLDRETFSSALTDNPNPQNNPDNLAYIIYTSGSTGRPKGVMIEHRAIVNLALAWAEIFQVQHHSRWLQFGSFSFDLSIGEIATALSAGACLYLANKETLLPSQALVDLLCDRKISHFTLPPSVLSVLPQASLPDLQAVIVGGEACTAELVTHWGKKRRFFNCYGPTESTVIASIFSCEPNGKKPSIGQPLSNIRIYILDTHHQPLPVGIPGELCIAGVGLARGYLNRPDLTAEKFIEVELFGKTERIYKTGDLAKRNSDGNLEYLGRIDAQIKLRGFRIELGEIESLLLQNYLVKEAVVILYETDNNPRLVTYVTAKEKSSNLASQLKDYLKIRLPNYMIPSQIIVLDQLPLSPNGKLDRRALPTPNTATSTDFQIPVTPTEELLANLWQSLLKAKSVGRQDNFFELGGHSLLATQLVTRIRDTFGVEVPVRKVFEQSVLSELATEIDKASLVIALPPITPQPENAPKNLSFAQSRLWFLAQLEDTGTSATYNMSTALELEGKLNIEALRASFDYLLDRHAILRTYFPALEGEAQVAVQNLDDIEVLAITDLQSLNLQTQAETIQRLSDNHAQEPFDLNTGPLFKAKLLQLGEQKNVLLINMHHIISDGWSMGVFKREWEQTYAAFAAGNAPNLSPLPIQYSDYAAWQRNWLQGEILETQENYWKQQLGDAPQLLDLPTDHPRPAQQSYQGGREEYGLSSELTEKLKIVSQKHGVSLFMTLLTAFNILLWRYSRQEDLCIGSAIANRTHSHTESLIGFFVNTLVLRSKIKPEQVFSELLQQTRQTCLDAYAHQDIPFEYLVEQLQPERSLSHNPLFQVMLVLQNTEGAGTKVSLPGLDIKWLDQNYPFAKFDLTLDLCERDGQLHCMWEYATDLFEAETIGRMAGHFEVLLKAITENPQEPISKLPLMTTAEIQQLQLWNQTNIDYPQDQTLVTMFEQQAARTPDNIAVVFEDQSLSYQELNQKANQLAHYLLELKTKQQLPDNPLIAICVERSLSMLIGLFGILKAGGAYVPIDPNYPQERIRFMLEDCGAKVLLTHTQLKDKKLHPQGDVVFGHGEWGMGHGEESPMPNAQCPKSAGEQPRSSTRGWSFPPTFDKETLSHSPLTTPHSRKILYLDEDKFTNQSPENPKIQNQDDLAYVIYTSGSTGRPKGVQILHRGLSNYLHWAKDFYAVAQGQGTPVQSSLSFDATITSLYLTLICGRTAILVREKQEIEALANIVKQSNHLSLVKITPSHLEILNQQLDPDAMPNRVNAFVLGGETLHANQIIPWLTHAPDTRLINEYGPTEAVVGCCVYEATGKVDLIGDLLIGQPIANARIYILDNQNQPLPPGIPGELCIAGAGLARGYLNRPELTAEKFIELDLFGKQERVYKTGDLARWLPNGNLEYLGRIDNQVKLRGFRIELGEIEASLAKHPKIQQAVVILQGEDPMNQRLLAYIVPTPTDVETLDATSEQVKLWQQVFRDSYSQQQTLIDDLTLNLAGWNDSYTGELIPQAAMQEWRDTIVAQILELEPKRIWEIGCGTGMLLFKIAPHCQHYLGTDFSPEALQYIEQHLKQQSLNDKVTLKISAANQFDGIETNAYDLVIINSVIQYFPSLDYFLQVLEGAIKAVKTQGSIFIGDVRNLHLLEAFYTAVEFYRAPDELSIKDLRQQIQKSIDSESELLIDPDFFIALKQRFPRINHVQIQLQRGYAQTEMSRFRYDVVLHLDRSDTPVAELQCLDWQVEQLNLETIERILTTQQPDLLGINNIPNARLTSEILLLEEIAQLNGTVSDLKAAVFPAKSGMKPEVFRTLARDLPYTIFIQYSPTSFANYDVVFQRNIPGQAILPRFAQGKNLRRKPWQDYSNQPLQYRSNQVDPTIFAEWRDFLGQNLPDYMIPSHFTVLDKLPLTPNGKVDRKALPIPNATVASTDIELPVTSTEKLLAELWAKLLKCEAIARYDNFFNLGGHSLLATQLIARIRDKFKVELPLRKIFEFPTITELASYLDTCIWVNSFTTDMQILSSDEEEIEL from the coding sequence ATGAGCGATTTATTAAAACGTCTTGAAAGCCTTTCTCCAGATAAGCGAGAATTAGTTCTACAAAAACTGAAGAAGCAACAACAATCTCCACTCCTCACATCCGTATCGAGAGAACAACCCCTTCCCCTCTCCTTTGCTCAACAAAGACTGTGGTTTCTAGATCAATTAGAAGGCGCAAATTGTGTCTATAACGTCCCGTTTTTCTGGCAGATTAAGGGATTTCTGAATATAACTGCTTTAGAACAAGCTATTAGAGCAATTGTTCAACGTCATGAAGTCTTACGTACTAGCTTCTCTATTGTCGATGAGTCGCCTATACAAGTGATTCATCCTCATCCTCAATTGACAATGCAAGTGCTAGATTGGCGACAATTGACTGAAGAAAATCAGTTAAGTAGAGCCACTCAGTTAGCGACAAAAGAATTGCAACAGCCTTTTGATTTATCAAACCCACCTTTGCTGCGGGTAAAGTTGTTGCAACTGAATGACCAATCTTATCTGTTGTTGCTTGTCATCCATCATATCGTTTGTGATGGCTGGTCAATGGAAATATTTCGCCGTGAATTATTCAGCCTTTATACATCATTTTCTGCCGGAGAATCTTCTCCCTTAACTGAATTACCGCTGCAATATGCCGATTTTGCTCACTGGCAAAGACAATGGTTACAAGGTAAGGTACTCGAAACCCAACTCAATTACTGGCAAAAACAATTAGCTGAAGTCTCGCCTCTGTTAGAATTTCCCACTGATAAACCCCGCCCATCAGTTCAAAGTTTCAAAGGGCGTAGCGAGTTTTTGGAACTCAATCAGGATTTAACACAGAAGTTAAAGCGTTTAAGTCAGGAGTCAGGAACAACTCTGTTTATGACAATGCTTGCAGCATTTACGCTGTTACTTTCGCGCTACAGTGGACAGGAGGATATTGTTGTTGGTTCTGCGATCGCTAACCGCACCCATAGCCACATAGAAGCATTAATCGGGCTTTTTGTCAATACCCTAGCATTACGTACCAATCTACAAGGAAATCCAACTTTCTTAGAATTACTTGAACGAGTCAAGCAAGTAACACTGGATGCTTACGATCATCAAGATTTACCCTTTGAGAAACTAGTTGATGAATTGGGTAAGGAGCGATCGCTTTCTCATCATCCCCTATTTCAAGTGGCTTTCAGCTTGCAAAATGAAAAACTCCACCCACAAGGGGATGGAGTTTTTGGGCATGGGGAATGGGGCATTGGGCATGGGGAAGAAGCTACCAATGCCTATGGATTAACCCTTAAACGTTTCGAGTGGGAAAACACAACAACTCTGTTTGATTTGTCGCTGATTTTCCGGGAAACAGCCCAAGGGTTAACAGGAGAATGGGAATACGCAACCGATTTGTTTGAGGCTAAAACCATTCAACGGATGGCGGGACATTTTGGAGTTTTACTTCAAGGAATTGTCGATAATCCTCAACAACCAATCGATACTCTACCGTTGATGACAGAGGAGGAACTTCAGCAACTCCAAAACTGGAATCAAACTCAAACTGATTATCCCTTCAATCAAACTTTGGTTGACTTGTTTGAAGCTCAAGTTGCCAAAAACCCTAATAATCTCGCTTTGGTCTTTGAATCCCAAAGCCTAACTTACCAACAACTTAATCAAAAAGCGAACCAACTAGCTCATTATCTAATTCAAAATCACCAAATTCAGCCAGACACTTTAATTGGTATCTGCGTTGAACGGTCTTTAGAAATGATTATTGGTGTACTCGGTATCCTCAAAGCAGGTGCAGCTTATGTACCGATTGATCCTAATTATCCTAAAGAACGCATTGAGTTCATGTTAGAAGATTCTGGGACATCGTTGTTGCTCACCCAAAGTTTCCTATTAGACCAATTACCTTTAGCTAAACTGAAACACCAGATCATTTGTTTAGATCGAGAAACTTTTAGTTCGGCGTTAACAGATAATCCCAATCCTCAAAATAACCCTGATAATTTAGCTTATATAATTTATACCTCTGGTTCAACGGGACGACCCAAAGGAGTGATGATTGAGCATCGCGCAATTGTCAATCTAGCTTTAGCCTGGGCTGAAATTTTTCAAGTTCAACACCATAGCCGTTGGCTTCAGTTTGGTTCTTTTAGTTTCGATTTGTCTATTGGTGAAATTGCCACTGCTTTATCCGCAGGTGCTTGTTTGTACTTAGCCAATAAGGAAACTTTGTTACCTAGTCAAGCTTTGGTGGACTTGTTGTGCGATCGCAAAATTTCCCATTTCACCTTACCTCCTTCCGTCTTATCTGTATTACCTCAAGCCTCATTACCTGATTTGCAAGCCGTAATCGTTGGTGGTGAAGCTTGTACAGCAGAGTTGGTGACACACTGGGGAAAAAAACGGCGTTTCTTCAACTGCTATGGGCCGACAGAATCGACAGTCATCGCCAGTATATTTAGTTGTGAACCCAATGGAAAAAAACCCTCTATCGGTCAACCGTTATCTAATATCCGCATCTATATATTAGATACTCATCATCAACCGTTACCAGTTGGTATTCCTGGAGAATTATGTATTGCGGGAGTGGGTTTAGCACGAGGCTATCTCAACCGTCCCGATTTAACCGCCGAGAAATTTATTGAAGTTGAATTATTTGGCAAAACTGAGCGAATTTATAAAACTGGTGACTTAGCAAAAAGGAACTCTGATGGCAATCTTGAGTATCTAGGTCGTATTGATGCTCAAATTAAATTACGGGGATTTCGGATTGAACTTGGTGAAATTGAATCGCTATTATTGCAAAATTATTTAGTTAAAGAAGCGGTTGTTATTTTATATGAAACTGATAATAATCCCAGGTTAGTAACTTATGTCACGGCAAAGGAAAAATCCAGTAATTTAGCGAGTCAACTCAAAGACTACCTGAAGATTCGCCTGCCGAATTATATGATTCCTAGCCAGATTATCGTATTGGATCAGTTGCCCCTTTCCCCCAACGGAAAACTAGATCGTAGAGCATTACCAACACCAAATACAGCCACTTCTACGGACTTTCAAATACCAGTCACACCAACTGAAGAACTGTTGGCTAACTTATGGCAAAGTCTCTTAAAAGCTAAGTCTGTTGGTCGTCAAGATAACTTCTTTGAATTGGGTGGACATTCTCTATTAGCAACCCAATTAGTTACCCGCATTCGTGACACTTTTGGGGTAGAAGTACCTGTCCGCAAGGTATTTGAACAGAGTGTTTTGTCTGAGTTGGCAACAGAAATTGACAAAGCATCTTTAGTAATTGCTTTACCACCCATCACGCCACAACCTGAAAATGCTCCTAAAAATCTGTCATTTGCCCAATCGAGACTCTGGTTTTTAGCCCAACTTGAAGACACCGGAACCTCGGCTACCTACAATATGTCAACGGCGCTAGAACTTGAAGGCAAGTTGAATATAGAAGCGTTGCGTGCAAGTTTTGATTATCTCCTCGATCGCCATGCCATTCTACGCACCTATTTCCCCGCACTAGAAGGAGAGGCGCAAGTAGCCGTCCAAAATCTAGATGATATAGAAGTGCTGGCGATTACAGATTTACAGTCACTTAATCTCCAGACTCAAGCAGAAACCATACAACGGTTATCAGATAACCACGCTCAAGAACCCTTTGACTTAAATACCGGCCCCCTATTCAAAGCGAAACTGCTGCAACTGGGCGAACAGAAAAATGTGCTGCTGATTAATATGCACCACATTATTAGTGATGGCTGGTCAATGGGAGTGTTTAAGCGTGAATGGGAACAGACTTATGCTGCTTTTGCTGCGGGGAATGCTCCAAATTTGTCACCGTTGCCGATTCAATATAGTGATTATGCAGCTTGGCAGCGCAATTGGTTACAAGGGGAGATTTTAGAAACTCAGGAAAATTACTGGAAACAACAATTAGGTGATGCTCCCCAATTGCTGGATTTGCCCACTGATCATCCCCGTCCAGCACAACAAAGTTATCAAGGTGGGCGTGAAGAATATGGTTTGAGCAGCGAATTGACTGAGAAACTCAAAATTGTCAGTCAAAAACACGGGGTTAGTTTATTTATGACCCTGTTAACAGCTTTTAATATTTTGCTATGGCGTTACAGCCGTCAAGAGGATTTATGTATTGGTAGTGCGATCGCTAATCGCACCCATAGCCACACAGAATCATTAATTGGTTTTTTTGTCAATACCTTAGTATTGCGGAGCAAAATCAAGCCAGAGCAAGTATTTAGTGAGTTACTCCAACAAACCCGCCAAACTTGCCTAGATGCTTACGCTCATCAAGATATTCCCTTTGAATATTTGGTAGAACAGTTACAACCAGAACGCAGTTTGAGCCATAACCCCTTATTCCAAGTCATGCTCGTGTTGCAAAATACCGAAGGGGCAGGGACAAAAGTTAGTCTACCAGGACTTGATATTAAATGGTTGGATCAAAACTATCCCTTTGCCAAGTTTGACCTGACACTCGATCTCTGCGAAAGGGATGGTCAACTACATTGTATGTGGGAATATGCCACCGATTTATTTGAGGCAGAGACAATTGGACGCATGGCGGGACACTTTGAAGTCTTGCTCAAAGCAATTACCGAAAATCCTCAAGAGCCGATCAGTAAGCTGCCCTTGATGACAACAGCAGAAATCCAACAACTGCAACTTTGGAATCAAACCAACATTGATTATCCTCAAGATCAGACATTGGTAACGATGTTTGAACAACAGGCAGCACGAACACCCGATAACATTGCCGTGGTGTTTGAAGACCAAAGCCTGAGTTATCAAGAACTGAACCAGAAAGCTAATCAGTTAGCGCATTATTTGTTGGAACTGAAAACAAAGCAACAATTGCCTGATAATCCATTAATAGCGATTTGTGTGGAGCGATCGCTATCAATGCTCATTGGCTTGTTTGGCATCCTCAAAGCAGGTGGGGCGTATGTGCCAATTGACCCCAATTACCCACAAGAACGCATTCGTTTCATGCTCGAAGACTGTGGGGCAAAGGTTTTACTGACTCATACTCAACTTAAAGATAAAAAACTCCACCCACAAGGGGATGTAGTTTTTGGGCATGGGGAATGGGGCATGGGGCATGGGGAAGAGTCACCAATGCCCAATGCCCAATGCCCCAAGTCGGCGGGGGAGCAACCTCGATCATCCACAAGGGGATGGAGTTTCCCGCCGACTTTCGATAAAGAAACTCTTTCCCATTCCCCACTCACCACTCCCCACTCCCGAAAAATCCTATATTTAGATGAGGATAAATTTACCAACCAATCTCCAGAAAATCCTAAAATCCAAAATCAAGATGATTTAGCTTATGTGATTTACACATCAGGCTCTACTGGACGACCCAAAGGCGTACAAATACTACACCGTGGTTTAAGTAACTATTTGCACTGGGCAAAGGACTTTTATGCAGTAGCGCAAGGGCAAGGTACACCTGTGCAATCTTCCCTTAGCTTTGATGCAACCATTACCTCCCTCTATCTAACTCTCATTTGTGGGCGTACTGCCATATTAGTTAGAGAAAAACAAGAAATTGAAGCTTTAGCAAACATCGTCAAACAAAGCAATCATCTTTCCCTAGTCAAAATCACACCGTCCCATTTGGAAATACTAAATCAGCAACTAGATCCTGATGCTATGCCAAATCGGGTCAATGCCTTTGTTTTAGGCGGCGAGACATTACACGCTAACCAGATAATCCCGTGGCTAACTCATGCCCCTGATACCCGCCTGATCAACGAATATGGGCCAACAGAAGCGGTTGTGGGGTGTTGTGTCTACGAAGCAACTGGGAAAGTGGATCTAATTGGCGATTTATTAATCGGACAGCCAATTGCTAATGCACGTATCTACATCTTAGACAACCAAAACCAACCCCTACCTCCTGGAATCCCTGGGGAACTTTGTATTGCCGGTGCTGGTTTAGCCCGTGGCTATCTCAACCGTCCCGAACTCACAGCAGAAAAATTTATCGAACTCGACTTATTTGGCAAACAAGAGCGAGTCTACAAAACCGGAGATTTAGCCAGATGGTTGCCCAATGGTAATTTAGAATATCTGGGGCGAATTGACAACCAAGTAAAACTGCGCGGCTTTCGGATTGAATTAGGTGAAATTGAAGCCTCGTTAGCCAAACACCCGAAAATTCAGCAAGCAGTTGTGATTTTACAAGGAGAAGATCCAATGAATCAGCGCTTGCTGGCTTATATTGTCCCCACACCAACAGATGTAGAGACGTTAGATGCAACATCTGAACAGGTGAAATTATGGCAACAAGTTTTCCGTGATAGCTACTCTCAGCAACAAACCCTAATTGATGATCTAACTCTAAATTTAGCCGGTTGGAATGATAGCTACACAGGAGAACTCATTCCCCAAGCGGCAATGCAAGAATGGCGAGATACAATAGTTGCCCAAATTCTGGAACTTGAACCCAAACGGATTTGGGAAATCGGTTGTGGGACAGGGATGTTATTGTTTAAAATTGCGCCCCATTGTCAGCATTATCTGGGTACAGATTTTTCACCGGAAGCGTTGCAGTATATTGAACAACATCTCAAACAGCAATCTCTCAACGACAAAGTTACTTTAAAAATTAGTGCAGCTAACCAGTTTGATGGTATTGAGACAAATGCTTATGACTTGGTAATCATAAATTCTGTTATCCAGTATTTTCCCTCTCTGGATTACTTTTTACAAGTCTTGGAGGGAGCTATCAAAGCTGTGAAAACTCAGGGTTCAATCTTTATTGGCGATGTGCGAAATCTCCATTTACTAGAAGCCTTCTACACCGCAGTCGAGTTTTATCGCGCCCCCGATGAGTTGTCAATTAAGGACTTGCGTCAACAGATTCAAAAAAGCATTGATAGCGAAAGCGAATTACTAATTGACCCTGATTTCTTTATCGCCCTCAAACAAAGATTTCCTCGGATTAATCATGTGCAAATTCAATTGCAACGAGGTTATGCTCAAACGGAAATGAGCCGTTTTCGTTATGACGTTGTTTTACACCTAGATCGGTCAGATACTCCCGTTGCCGAATTACAATGCTTAGATTGGCAAGTTGAACAACTGAATTTGGAAACAATCGAGAGAATTTTAACAACTCAGCAACCGGATTTGTTAGGCATTAACAATATTCCGAATGCGCGTCTAACCTCAGAAATTTTGCTGTTAGAAGAAATTGCTCAATTAAATGGTACTGTTTCAGACTTAAAAGCGGCAGTTTTCCCAGCTAAATCAGGCATGAAACCCGAAGTTTTCCGAACTTTAGCGCGAGATTTACCCTATACCATTTTCATTCAATATAGCCCCACAAGTTTTGCTAATTACGATGTTGTTTTTCAAAGGAATATCCCTGGACAGGCAATATTACCAAGATTTGCTCAGGGTAAAAATTTGCGCCGGAAACCTTGGCAAGATTACTCAAACCAGCCGTTACAATATCGCAGCAATCAAGTTGATCCAACAATATTCGCTGAATGGCGTGATTTTCTGGGTCAAAATCTGCCTGATTATATGATTCCTAGCCATTTCACTGTGTTAGATAAACTACCACTAACACCAAATGGAAAAGTAGACCGTAAAGCTTTACCTATACCAAATGCAACCGTTGCATCAACAGATATTGAATTGCCTGTAACCTCGACAGAAAAATTGCTTGCCGAATTGTGGGCGAAGCTGCTTAAATGTGAAGCGATCGCCCGCTATGATAACTTCTTCAACTTGGGTGGACATTCTTTATTAGCCACCCAATTAATTGCCCGTATCCGTGATAAATTCAAAGTCGAGTTACCTCTACGTAAAATATTTGAGTTTCCCACTATCACTGAATTAGCGAGTTATCTTGATACCTGCATTTGGGTTAATTCCTTCACCACAGATATGCAAATTTTAAGCTCAGACGAAGAGGAAATTGAACTATGA